One window from the genome of Haladaptatus paucihalophilus DX253 encodes:
- a CDS encoding sodium-dependent transporter: protein MSDANARTVREQWGSRFGFLMAMLGAMVGAGNIWRMPFTTGENGGGAFLVAYVILLFLIAIPGLMAETVFGSYTNRGVIGSFKSAFGEGRAEGLGLVVVIVNIALMSYYAPIIGWTMYYAANSVLLTFSQPGFDPQSFWSAFSGSPALTVGMHTVAMAATGGVLLFGIKDGIERVVKWMIPFLVLALIAVGIKGLTLPGAMGGLEFVFTPDWNYLVRAETWTAALGQALFSTGLGWGIALTFGSYLSKNDDVPLGAGVFTAVGNTSVGLLAIFAVFPAVFAFGLEPSAGSNLAFISLPSVFPQMTGGAIWAILFFVGFLFATFSSGLAITEVAVTTVTEETRLDRRGAVLGVVGLIWLVGLPSAYSADFLGLMDFMFGNWGLPLAALLIILTVGWQLEAEPMRVIALNRNSDIHVGGWWVGIIKFLIPALMVGIMAYYVVMSVGTSFVRTVGGVVLMAVLLVGAVLIMGALRGRGGTSDSPETAAGGGD, encoded by the coding sequence ATGTCAGATGCTAACGCACGGACCGTACGGGAACAGTGGGGAAGTCGCTTCGGCTTCCTCATGGCAATGCTCGGCGCGATGGTCGGCGCCGGAAACATATGGCGGATGCCGTTCACGACGGGGGAAAACGGGGGTGGCGCGTTCCTCGTGGCGTACGTCATCCTCCTGTTCCTCATCGCCATTCCGGGGCTGATGGCCGAGACGGTGTTCGGGTCGTACACGAACCGCGGCGTCATCGGGTCGTTCAAATCCGCGTTCGGTGAGGGCCGCGCGGAAGGGCTCGGGTTGGTCGTCGTCATCGTGAACATCGCCTTGATGTCCTACTACGCGCCCATCATCGGGTGGACGATGTACTACGCGGCGAACTCGGTTCTCCTAACCTTCTCGCAACCGGGCTTCGACCCGCAGTCGTTCTGGTCGGCCTTTTCGGGATCTCCGGCGCTCACCGTCGGGATGCACACCGTCGCCATGGCGGCGACGGGAGGCGTCCTCCTGTTCGGCATCAAGGACGGCATCGAGCGCGTCGTCAAGTGGATGATTCCGTTCCTCGTCCTCGCGCTCATCGCGGTGGGAATCAAGGGACTCACGCTCCCCGGCGCGATGGGTGGACTGGAGTTCGTGTTCACCCCCGACTGGAACTACCTCGTGCGTGCGGAGACGTGGACCGCCGCGCTCGGACAGGCGCTCTTCTCAACCGGCCTCGGTTGGGGTATCGCGCTCACCTTCGGGAGTTACCTGAGCAAGAACGACGACGTGCCGCTTGGTGCGGGCGTCTTCACCGCCGTCGGAAACACGAGCGTCGGGCTGCTCGCCATCTTCGCCGTCTTCCCGGCGGTGTTCGCGTTCGGGCTGGAGCCGAGCGCCGGGTCCAATCTGGCGTTTATCTCCCTACCGAGCGTCTTCCCGCAGATGACGGGCGGAGCGATTTGGGCCATCCTGTTCTTCGTTGGCTTCCTGTTCGCCACGTTTTCGTCCGGCCTCGCCATCACCGAAGTCGCGGTGACGACGGTCACCGAGGAGACGAGGTTGGACCGCCGCGGTGCCGTTCTCGGAGTCGTCGGCCTCATCTGGTTGGTCGGCCTTCCGAGCGCGTACTCCGCCGACTTCCTCGGGCTGATGGACTTCATGTTCGGAAACTGGGGGCTGCCGCTCGCGGCGTTGCTCATCATCCTGACCGTCGGCTGGCAGCTCGAAGCCGAACCCATGCGCGTCATCGCGCTCAACCGCAACTCCGACATCCACGTCGGTGGGTGGTGGGTCGGCATCATCAAATTCCTCATTCCGGCGCTGATGGTGGGCATCATGGCCTACTATGTCGTGATGAGTGTCGGTACGTCGTTCGTCCGGACGGTCGGCGGCGTCGTGTTGATGGCCGTGTTGCTCGTCGGTGCGGTCCTCATCATGGGTGCGCTCCGCGGACGTGGTGGGACGAGTGACTCACCTGAAACCGCCGCGGGAGGAGGTGATTGA
- a CDS encoding Lrp/AsnC family transcriptional regulator: MESKRELLELLLSNARESTADLARQTGLSESEVESLITELESEGAVRGYQAVVDWHNIDDQHVQAEVELNVELDRETGYEEIARRIAKFPKVVSLRLISGDYDFAVDIEGESMHDVSNFVSEQIAPIPEVTQTVTHFVMETYKERGIEFEDRDDDDRLSVSP, translated from the coding sequence ATGGAGTCGAAACGGGAACTACTGGAACTGCTCCTGTCGAACGCCCGCGAGAGCACCGCCGACCTCGCGCGACAGACCGGACTGTCGGAGTCGGAAGTGGAATCGCTGATTACGGAACTCGAATCCGAGGGTGCAGTCCGCGGCTATCAGGCGGTCGTCGATTGGCACAACATCGACGACCAACACGTGCAAGCGGAGGTCGAACTCAACGTCGAACTCGACCGGGAAACCGGCTACGAGGAGATCGCGCGTCGAATAGCGAAATTCCCCAAGGTCGTCTCGCTGCGGTTGATAAGTGGCGATTACGATTTCGCCGTGGACATCGAGGGCGAGTCGATGCACGACGTGTCGAACTTCGTCTCCGAGCAGATAGCGCCCATCCCGGAGGTGACGCAGACGGTGACACACTTCGTCATGGAGACGTACAAGGAACGCGGTATCGAGTTCGAGGACCGCGACGACGACGACCGTCTCTCGGTTTCGCCATGA
- a CDS encoding ABC transporter ATP-binding protein: MATISLKNVVKRYDDVTAVNGIDLEVNDGEFLVVVGPSGCGKSTTLRMLAGLETISDGTIRFGGDVVNGVPPKDRNVAMVFQNYALYPHMTAEQNMTFGMNSSGSYTSDEIERAVADAADTLDIVDLLDRKPGELSGGERQRVAIGRTLVRDPEILLMDEPLSNLDAKLRVEMRAELAELHAELERTTIYVTHDQTEAMTLGDRVAVMNDGKIQQVDDPQTLYDYPVNRFVAEFVGSPSMNVLPARVSEGDGRRVAEGNGFRIPLPRAETRVDTDIDRAQVGIRPEDLAVSEGEGDIELSVSVTEPLGESLLLRGTVGETELSVKADPRRSVGVGETVGLVADSERLHLFRSDTGAAIYHSSPGASERTPVKRPSA; encoded by the coding sequence ATGGCAACCATCTCACTGAAAAACGTCGTCAAGCGGTACGACGACGTGACGGCAGTCAACGGCATCGACCTCGAAGTGAACGACGGCGAGTTCCTCGTCGTCGTCGGACCGAGCGGGTGCGGGAAATCCACCACGCTTCGCATGCTCGCCGGACTCGAAACGATATCCGACGGAACGATTCGGTTCGGCGGCGACGTCGTCAACGGCGTCCCACCCAAGGACCGCAACGTGGCGATGGTGTTCCAGAACTACGCGCTCTACCCGCACATGACCGCGGAGCAGAACATGACCTTCGGCATGAACTCGTCGGGGTCGTACACGAGCGACGAAATCGAGCGAGCGGTCGCCGACGCGGCCGACACGCTCGACATCGTGGACCTCCTCGACCGGAAACCGGGTGAACTCTCGGGCGGCGAACGACAGCGGGTCGCCATCGGCCGGACGCTCGTTCGGGACCCCGAAATTCTCCTCATGGACGAGCCGCTGTCGAACCTCGACGCCAAACTGCGCGTCGAAATGCGCGCGGAACTCGCGGAACTCCACGCCGAACTCGAACGAACCACCATCTACGTCACGCACGACCAGACGGAGGCGATGACGCTCGGCGACCGCGTTGCGGTCATGAACGACGGGAAAATCCAGCAAGTGGATGATCCGCAGACGCTCTATGACTATCCCGTCAACCGATTTGTGGCGGAGTTCGTCGGCAGTCCGTCGATGAACGTCCTTCCCGCTCGCGTCTCCGAGGGTGACGGACGCCGGGTCGCCGAGGGGAACGGATTTCGCATCCCGCTTCCACGGGCGGAGACGCGCGTCGATACCGATATCGACCGCGCGCAGGTCGGAATTCGTCCCGAAGACCTCGCGGTCAGCGAGGGCGAGGGCGATATCGAACTCTCGGTGAGCGTCACGGAACCGCTCGGCGAGTCGCTGTTGCTCCGCGGCACCGTCGGCGAGACCGAACTCTCGGTCAAAGCCGACCCGCGAAGGTCGGTCGGAGTGGGTGAAACGGTCGGCCTCGTCGCCGACTCGGAACGGCTCCACCTGTTCCGTTCCGATACCGGGGCGGCGATATACCACTCGTCGCCGGGCGCATCCGAGCGAACGCCGGTGAAGCGTCCCTCGGCGTAG
- a CDS encoding GNAT family N-acetyltransferase: protein MAEIREATRDDASEILRLHIASIRAFGPDAYDETQVEAWAEKDDGTRGYPIDTPGHYLVVAVNDGVVGYGHLVPENDEVRAVYVHPDAARNGIGSAILGHLEEYARGVGLTRLELWASRNAVEFYERMDYRPIAEEAVEKEHDGREVSIPVLVMRKSLNDGDSILDEMPDETYR from the coding sequence ATGGCCGAGATTCGGGAAGCGACACGGGACGATGCGTCCGAGATTTTGCGCCTTCACATCGCGTCGATTCGCGCGTTCGGCCCGGACGCGTACGACGAAACACAGGTCGAGGCGTGGGCGGAAAAGGACGACGGAACCAGGGGCTATCCCATCGACACGCCGGGTCACTACCTCGTCGTCGCCGTGAACGACGGCGTGGTTGGGTACGGACATCTCGTGCCGGAGAACGACGAAGTGCGGGCAGTGTACGTACATCCCGACGCCGCACGGAACGGTATCGGCTCAGCCATCCTCGGCCATCTGGAGGAGTACGCCCGCGGTGTTGGACTGACCCGACTCGAACTGTGGGCATCGCGCAACGCCGTCGAGTTTTACGAACGAATGGACTACCGCCCGATAGCCGAGGAAGCAGTCGAGAAGGAACACGACGGACGCGAAGTGTCGATTCCGGTGTTGGTTATGAGGAAATCGCTCAACGACGGTGATTCGATACTCGACGAGATGCCGGATGAGACATATCGATAG
- a CDS encoding ABC transporter substrate-binding protein — translation MTNESTRRKFLATSAATGALALAGCSGQLSGGKTSIKFWHAMGGDTAKLLDQMGSDFESQHEDVSVEVTSKGSYRETLNSTLSAVKADKPPAVAQIFDIGTGLARTSDAFVSVQDIIPSDAIDYDNFLNPVLNYYRIGDTLNSMPFNSSNPVLYYNKDAFEKAGLDPESPPKTFQGIADASAKLIDSGATKKGITWPNHGWFVEQWMAEQNQLLVNEENGRAGEPTEVYLESDAAKRIFNWWTELYEQGAYLNPGIEDWSAAKQAFIAGKVGMLITSTSGIASTTAGAKENGFEMGTGYLPTPEGKRKGVVIGGGSLWVPKGLSDAKQKAAADFLVWLTQPEQQVRWHKNTGYFPVRKEAVGQLQDNGWFDENPNFKTAFDQLQATKDTTATRGAQMAPFAKTRTIVEKSYVSMIQGTSVDSALASAKKDVESELARANQK, via the coding sequence ATGACGAACGAATCCACTCGTCGAAAGTTCCTGGCCACGAGCGCCGCAACCGGTGCGTTGGCGCTCGCCGGTTGTAGCGGTCAGTTGAGCGGCGGAAAAACCTCAATCAAGTTCTGGCACGCGATGGGCGGCGACACCGCGAAGCTGTTGGACCAGATGGGTTCCGACTTCGAATCCCAACACGAGGACGTCTCCGTCGAGGTGACGTCGAAGGGGAGCTACCGCGAGACGTTGAACTCGACCCTTTCGGCGGTCAAGGCGGACAAACCCCCGGCGGTCGCCCAGATTTTCGACATCGGGACCGGACTGGCACGAACCAGCGACGCGTTCGTCTCCGTCCAGGACATCATTCCGTCGGACGCAATCGACTACGACAACTTCCTGAATCCGGTCCTCAACTACTACCGCATCGGTGATACGCTCAACTCGATGCCGTTCAACTCCTCGAATCCCGTCCTGTACTACAACAAGGACGCCTTCGAGAAGGCCGGTCTCGACCCCGAGAGTCCGCCGAAAACCTTCCAAGGTATCGCGGACGCCTCGGCAAAGCTGATCGACTCTGGAGCCACGAAGAAGGGAATCACGTGGCCGAACCACGGTTGGTTCGTCGAGCAGTGGATGGCCGAGCAAAATCAGCTCCTCGTCAACGAGGAGAACGGTCGCGCGGGCGAGCCGACCGAGGTTTACCTCGAAAGCGACGCGGCAAAGCGCATCTTCAACTGGTGGACGGAACTGTACGAACAGGGCGCGTACCTCAACCCCGGCATCGAGGATTGGAGCGCCGCGAAACAGGCGTTCATCGCCGGGAAAGTCGGGATGCTCATCACCTCCACCTCGGGCATCGCCTCGACCACCGCGGGCGCGAAGGAGAACGGCTTCGAGATGGGTACCGGCTACCTGCCCACCCCGGAGGGGAAACGCAAGGGCGTCGTCATCGGCGGCGGGTCGCTCTGGGTTCCGAAGGGACTCTCGGACGCCAAACAGAAGGCGGCGGCGGACTTTCTCGTGTGGCTCACCCAGCCCGAACAGCAGGTTCGATGGCACAAGAACACGGGATACTTCCCCGTCCGCAAGGAGGCCGTCGGCCAACTCCAAGACAACGGCTGGTTCGACGAGAATCCCAACTTCAAGACGGCGTTCGACCAACTGCAGGCCACGAAGGATACGACGGCGACTCGCGGCGCACAGATGGCACCGTTCGCAAAGACGCGAACCATCGTCGAGAAGAGCTACGTGAGCATGATTCAGGGCACCAGCGTCGATAGCGCGCTCGCCAGCGCGAAGAAGGACGTCGAGTCCGAACTGGCCCGCGCGAACCAGAAGTAA
- a CDS encoding carbohydrate ABC transporter permease, giving the protein MSTESFPAADRVRRGSWRDVLPDNLFVHVALVGSTFVMALPLLLALLMSTQTTTQIYQTTNLAPGGQAAHNYVAAMTEYGMGRYLLNSLAMSLVIVVGKVTISLFAALAIVYYRFRFKRLVFMFILFTLMLPVPVRILSLFQFVASIGWSDSLLALTAPYLASATTVFLLRQHFRSIPDSLVETARLDGIGPLTFLFRVLVPMSKGMIAGVAVIEFIYAWNQYLWPLTIMSTQRKQVAQVGVKLLQSASAAGQTQWGLIMAGAVIALVPPLLVLLVLHRPLLQTFGLQQK; this is encoded by the coding sequence ATGAGCACGGAGTCGTTCCCCGCCGCCGACCGAGTGCGTCGGGGGTCGTGGCGGGACGTACTCCCTGACAACCTCTTCGTGCACGTCGCACTCGTCGGCTCGACGTTCGTCATGGCGTTGCCCCTGTTGCTCGCGCTCCTGATGAGCACGCAGACGACGACCCAGATATACCAGACGACGAACCTCGCCCCCGGCGGGCAGGCGGCGCACAACTACGTCGCCGCCATGACCGAGTACGGGATGGGTCGGTATCTGCTCAACTCGCTCGCGATGTCACTCGTCATCGTCGTGGGCAAGGTGACGATTTCGCTGTTCGCGGCGCTGGCCATCGTCTACTACCGGTTCCGGTTCAAGCGATTGGTGTTCATGTTCATCCTGTTCACGCTGATGCTCCCCGTCCCGGTGCGCATCCTCTCTCTGTTCCAGTTCGTGGCGAGCATCGGCTGGTCGGATTCGTTGCTCGCGCTGACCGCGCCCTACCTCGCCAGCGCGACGACCGTTTTCCTGCTTCGACAGCACTTCCGGTCGATTCCGGACTCGCTCGTCGAAACAGCCCGACTGGACGGTATCGGACCGCTCACGTTCCTGTTTCGCGTCCTCGTGCCGATGTCGAAGGGCATGATCGCGGGCGTCGCGGTCATCGAGTTCATCTACGCGTGGAACCAGTACCTCTGGCCGCTCACCATCATGAGCACGCAACGAAAGCAGGTCGCGCAGGTCGGCGTCAAACTCTTGCAGTCGGCCAGCGCCGCGGGGCAAACCCAGTGGGGACTCATCATGGCGGGTGCCGTCATCGCGCTCGTCCCCCCGCTCTTGGTTCTCCTCGTGTTGCACCGCCCACTCCTCCAGACGTTCGGACTTCAACAAAAGTGA
- a CDS encoding pyridoxal phosphate-dependent aminotransferase has protein sequence MKPADRVQQVPPSGIRRFFELAEERDDVISLGVGEPDFSAPWAARTAAIDALERGKTSYTANRGRRDLRTAIADHVERYDLDYDPDEEILVTAGASEAIDVAMRALVNPGDTVAVHQPSYISYVPGVVFAGGEPLAVPTRAENGFALTYDALEAAGAADADALMLCYPNNPTGATMSADQLADVAEFVREHDLFVLSDEIYAALTYGGDHTSISTFPGMRERTVVFNGFSKAYAMTGLRLGYALGPADAIAAMNRIHQYSMLSAPVTAQYAALEALRSCEESVREMHDEYNRRRRFVLSRFEEMGLDCFEASGAFYAFPACGDDDEAFAEELLEEQGVAVVPGSAFGEGGAGHFRASYATGMAELREAMNRIETFVRGR, from the coding sequence ATGAAACCCGCCGACCGCGTTCAACAGGTTCCCCCATCGGGGATTCGGCGCTTCTTCGAACTCGCGGAGGAGCGCGACGACGTTATCTCGCTCGGGGTGGGCGAACCGGATTTCTCCGCGCCGTGGGCCGCCAGAACGGCCGCAATCGACGCGCTGGAACGGGGGAAAACGTCCTACACCGCGAACCGCGGCCGCCGCGACCTTCGGACGGCCATCGCGGACCACGTGGAGCGCTACGACCTCGACTACGACCCGGACGAGGAGATTCTGGTGACGGCGGGCGCGAGCGAGGCCATCGACGTGGCGATGCGGGCGCTCGTGAACCCCGGCGACACCGTGGCGGTTCACCAGCCCTCGTACATCTCCTACGTCCCCGGCGTCGTCTTCGCGGGCGGCGAACCGCTGGCGGTTCCGACGCGGGCGGAGAACGGTTTCGCGCTCACCTACGACGCGCTGGAAGCGGCGGGTGCGGCCGACGCCGATGCGCTGATGCTGTGCTATCCCAACAACCCGACCGGCGCGACGATGAGCGCGGACCAACTCGCCGACGTCGCGGAGTTCGTTCGGGAACACGACCTGTTCGTCCTCTCCGACGAGATTTACGCCGCGCTGACCTACGGCGGCGACCACACGTCGATTTCGACGTTCCCCGGCATGCGCGAGCGAACCGTCGTCTTCAACGGCTTCTCGAAGGCCTACGCGATGACCGGCCTTCGACTGGGCTACGCGCTCGGTCCCGCGGACGCCATCGCCGCGATGAATCGAATCCACCAGTATTCGATGCTCTCCGCACCGGTGACCGCCCAATACGCCGCGCTGGAGGCGCTCCGGAGTTGCGAAGAGAGCGTCAGAGAGATGCACGACGAGTACAACCGCCGTCGGCGGTTCGTCCTCTCGCGCTTCGAGGAGATGGGCCTCGACTGCTTCGAGGCCAGCGGCGCGTTCTACGCGTTCCCCGCGTGCGGCGACGACGACGAGGCCTTCGCGGAGGAACTCCTCGAAGAACAGGGCGTCGCCGTCGTCCCCGGAAGCGCCTTCGGCGAGGGTGGCGCGGGCCACTTCCGCGCCTCCTACGCGACCGGCATGGCCGAGTTGCGCGAGGCGATGAACCGAATCGAGACGTTCGTTCGCGGACGGTAG
- a CDS encoding cytochrome P450, whose amino-acid sequence MESPNQASSVLRPPEELYDRQRQLDPFDWYARMRRESPVRYDESRKMWDVFRYEDVDRVLSDYDAFSSDMRDAEAVSFDDDQAMRRTMINAEPPEHDRLRRFVDERFRPGTIRELQPRLEAFAAEFLDAVEDADRIDLVGDFAYPFPVTVIAELLGIPADRRDQFKSWSDALVASPTEETTAAMEKNERQRQRARREMAEYFGDLLDERADGDGDDLITLAATSDDLERDEKVGFCILLLIAGNITTTNLITNAVWCFDEHDVTDAVRTGEIDRKQAIEEVLRYRSPAQSIRRVATRDVELGGETIEAGELVTAWIGSANRDPDVFDAPEEFRPERSPNRHIAFGKGIHYCLGAPLARVEADIALDALLDRFDTIEPTDEPKSPLSTQLLHGLEALPCRVERAE is encoded by the coding sequence ATGGAATCCCCCAATCAAGCGTCATCGGTCCTCCGACCGCCCGAAGAACTGTACGACAGACAGCGGCAACTCGACCCGTTCGACTGGTACGCACGAATGCGTCGGGAGTCTCCCGTTCGCTACGACGAGAGTCGAAAGATGTGGGACGTGTTTCGGTACGAGGACGTGGACCGCGTGCTCTCCGACTACGACGCGTTCTCCTCGGACATGCGGGACGCCGAGGCGGTGTCGTTCGACGACGACCAAGCGATGCGCCGGACCATGATAAACGCGGAACCGCCGGAACACGACCGACTTCGGCGGTTCGTGGACGAACGATTCCGGCCGGGAACGATACGCGAACTGCAACCCCGTCTCGAAGCGTTCGCCGCCGAATTTCTGGATGCGGTCGAGGACGCGGACCGAATCGACCTCGTCGGGGACTTCGCGTATCCGTTCCCCGTGACCGTCATCGCGGAACTGCTCGGAATTCCGGCCGACCGCCGCGACCAGTTCAAGTCGTGGTCGGACGCGCTGGTCGCCAGTCCGACGGAAGAGACGACAGCGGCGATGGAGAAAAACGAACGGCAGCGCCAACGCGCTCGTCGGGAGATGGCCGAGTACTTCGGCGACCTGCTCGACGAGCGGGCCGACGGGGACGGCGACGACCTCATCACGCTCGCGGCGACGAGCGACGACCTCGAACGCGATGAGAAGGTCGGGTTTTGCATCCTCCTTCTCATCGCGGGCAACATCACGACGACGAATCTCATCACGAACGCCGTGTGGTGTTTCGACGAACACGACGTGACCGACGCCGTTCGAACGGGCGAAATCGACCGAAAACAGGCGATAGAGGAGGTACTTCGGTACCGCTCTCCCGCCCAGTCTATCCGTCGCGTCGCCACCCGGGACGTCGAACTCGGCGGCGAAACCATCGAAGCCGGTGAGTTGGTGACCGCGTGGATCGGGTCCGCGAACCGCGACCCCGACGTGTTCGACGCGCCGGAGGAGTTCCGGCCGGAGCGAAGCCCCAACCGACACATCGCGTTCGGCAAGGGCATCCACTACTGCCTCGGCGCGCCGCTCGCCCGCGTCGAGGCGGACATCGCGCTCGACGCGCTCTTGGACCGGTTCGACACCATCGAGCCGACCGACGAACCCAAGAGTCCGCTTTCGACCCAACTGCTCCACGGACTCGAAGCCCTGCCGTGTCGCGTCGAACGCGCCGAGTGA
- a CDS encoding VOC family protein, with the protein MTNDSPTGLLHHVELYASDFEASASFWGWLLDELGYSVYQDWDGGRSWKRGETYIVLVQADEEFRDEPYHRRRPGLNHLAFHAASRDHVDELTETLRSKGVPILYEDDHPFAGGEDHYAVYFEDPERIKVELVAPE; encoded by the coding sequence GTGACGAACGACAGTCCAACCGGCCTGCTCCACCACGTCGAACTCTACGCCAGCGACTTCGAAGCGTCGGCGTCCTTCTGGGGCTGGTTACTCGACGAACTCGGGTACTCGGTGTATCAGGACTGGGACGGCGGCCGGTCGTGGAAGCGAGGTGAGACGTACATCGTCCTCGTCCAAGCCGATGAGGAGTTTCGGGACGAACCGTATCACCGCCGTCGTCCGGGGCTGAACCACCTCGCGTTTCACGCCGCGTCGCGCGACCACGTGGACGAACTGACGGAGACGTTGCGCTCGAAGGGCGTCCCGATTTTGTACGAGGACGACCACCCGTTCGCTGGCGGCGAGGACCACTACGCGGTCTACTTCGAGGACCCCGAACGGATAAAGGTCGAACTCGTCGCGCCGGAGTGA
- a CDS encoding VOC family protein — protein MMTEIGRTTLLVDDYDDAIEFYAETLGFEVLYDDELEEGYRAVHVGRSGRSPVGIWLMEPSGEAERALVGEQTGDQPAFVFYTDDCRKTYETLSDRGVTFLGEPKSDESGVHVHFEDPYGTKIVLVELAA, from the coding sequence ATGATGACCGAAATCGGTCGCACGACGCTGTTGGTGGACGACTACGACGACGCCATCGAGTTTTACGCCGAAACGCTCGGCTTCGAGGTGCTCTACGACGACGAACTGGAGGAGGGGTATCGGGCGGTGCACGTCGGTCGTTCCGGACGGTCGCCGGTCGGAATCTGGCTGATGGAACCCAGTGGCGAAGCGGAACGCGCGTTAGTCGGCGAGCAGACCGGTGACCAACCGGCGTTCGTCTTCTACACCGACGACTGTCGGAAAACCTACGAGACGCTCTCCGACCGAGGTGTCACGTTCCTCGGCGAACCGAAGTCGGACGAGAGCGGCGTTCACGTCCACTTCGAGGACCCGTACGGCACCAAAATCGTCCTCGTCGAACTGGCCGCGTGA
- a CDS encoding carbohydrate ABC transporter permease has product MSTKESTYSSTWQAALLLLPTIVVLVAFLYYPSIETIRLSLYNTGVLGLHKTFVGLDNFATLLTSPEYRHSIAVTALFAVAVVVGTLTVSLFVATLLYEVTTGQAAYLVAAIWPYALPPAVAGTILLFLFHPTLGVITYFLHDLFGITLDWFTNGTLALVIVAIAAIWKQLGYNIIFILAALNNVPETLNEAAKLDGVSRFQLVTRVYIPLISPTLLFLVVMDTIYAFFSTFSLVDLMTHGGPNGATNFLIFKLYRDAFEFSNPGLASAESVILFGIVGVLTYAQLRLSDRYVQYGGNS; this is encoded by the coding sequence ATGTCCACTAAAGAATCAACGTATTCGAGCACCTGGCAGGCGGCCTTGTTGTTGCTGCCGACGATAGTCGTCCTCGTCGCGTTCCTGTACTATCCGTCGATCGAGACGATCCGTCTGAGCCTCTACAACACGGGCGTGCTGGGTCTCCACAAGACGTTCGTCGGACTGGACAACTTCGCAACCCTCCTCACCTCCCCCGAGTATCGTCACAGCATCGCGGTGACGGCCCTCTTCGCCGTCGCCGTCGTGGTCGGCACGCTGACCGTCTCGCTGTTCGTGGCGACGCTCCTCTACGAGGTGACGACCGGGCAAGCGGCGTACCTCGTGGCCGCCATCTGGCCGTACGCGCTCCCGCCAGCGGTCGCAGGGACGATTCTGCTCTTCCTGTTTCATCCCACGCTTGGCGTCATCACGTACTTCCTTCACGACCTGTTCGGCATCACGCTCGACTGGTTCACGAACGGCACGCTCGCGTTGGTCATCGTTGCGATAGCGGCCATCTGGAAGCAACTCGGCTACAACATCATCTTCATCCTCGCCGCGTTGAACAACGTCCCCGAGACGCTCAACGAGGCGGCGAAACTCGACGGCGTTAGTCGGTTTCAACTCGTCACCCGCGTCTACATCCCGCTCATCTCGCCGACGCTCCTGTTCCTCGTGGTCATGGACACCATCTACGCGTTCTTCAGCACCTTCTCGTTGGTGGACCTGATGACCCACGGCGGCCCGAACGGGGCGACCAACTTCCTCATCTTCAAGCTCTACCGGGACGCCTTCGAGTTCTCGAACCCCGGACTCGCATCCGCCGAGTCCGTCATCCTGTTCGGCATCGTCGGCGTGCTGACGTACGCCCAGTTGCGCCTCTCCGACCGGTACGTCCAGTACGGAGGGAACTCATGA